The following nucleotide sequence is from Streptomyces sp. NBC_00239.
TACTGCTGCATCCCGCGAGGGAGGCGCCCAGCACCGCCGCGAGCAGCGCGCCCACGACCCGTGCCGCCCCTGTCCGAACCCTAGCCACGTCGCCGCGCCCTTCCCGTGCATCGAGTAAATACGGCCAAACCGATTCCAGCCGCCCAAGTATCCGCCACCCGGTCCAGAACACCGAACCCGGCGGAATGGCGGCAAACACCGAAATGATTGACAGGCGCCGCCGGTGGGGTCACGTTGATTCCATGCGTATCGGGCTCATCGGGACGGGCCGGATCGGGTCGTTCCACGCCGCGGCGCTCAGCAGGCATCCGGATGCCGGCTCCCTGCTGCTGGCCGACGCCGTCCCGGCGCGGGCCGTCGCGCTCGCCGACCGGCTGGGGGCCACGGCGGCCCCGAGCGTGGACGCCGTCTTCACGTGGGGTGTGGACGCGGTGGTGATCACCTGCGCCACCGCCGGGCACGCGGAGCTGATCACACGGGCCACCCGGGCGGGGCTGCCGGTGTTCTGCGAGAAACCGGTCGCCCCGGACCTGCCCGGGACCCTGGCCGCGCTCGCGGAGGTGGACGCGGCGGGCGGGATCCTCCAGCTGGGCTTCATGCGCCGCTTCGACGCCGGCTACCGCACCGCCCGGGAGCTGGTCCGGTCCGGGGCGCTGGGCCGGCTGCACACCGTACGGACGATGACCGCCGACCCGGCGCCGCCCCCGCCGGGATATCTGGGCACGTCGGGCGGGCTGTACCGGGACTGCCTGGTGCACGACTTCGACATGGTGCGCTGGGTGACCGGGCAGGAGGTGGCGGAGGTGTTCGCCACCGGTTCGGACGCCGGGCCGGCGATGTTCCGTGCGGCCGGGGACGTCGACACGGCGGCGGCCGTCCTCACCCTCACCGGCGGGGCGCTGGTGACCTGCACCGGGACCCGGTGCAACGGCGCGGGCTACGACGTGCGGATGGAGCTGGCCGGGGAGCTGGACCAGGTCTCGGCGGGCCTCGACGACCGGACGCCGATCGCGTCGACCGAGCCGCTGGGCCCTCCCCCGGCGAGCAAGC
It contains:
- a CDS encoding Gfo/Idh/MocA family protein — its product is MRIGLIGTGRIGSFHAAALSRHPDAGSLLLADAVPARAVALADRLGATAAPSVDAVFTWGVDAVVITCATAGHAELITRATRAGLPVFCEKPVAPDLPGTLAALAEVDAAGGILQLGFMRRFDAGYRTARELVRSGALGRLHTVRTMTADPAPPPPGYLGTSGGLYRDCLVHDFDMVRWVTGQEVAEVFATGSDAGPAMFRAAGDVDTAAAVLTLTGGALVTCTGTRCNGAGYDVRMELAGELDQVSAGLDDRTPIASTEPLGPPPASKPWTGFLERFAAAYEAELDAFVRLVRGEGGNPCDGREGLHALRIAEACELSRREHRPVLLAEVPAGLPVR